GCAAACGAAAGGTTGTTGGGAAGCGGCTACAAGCTGTTTGTTGACAACTTTTACACCAGTCCCAAGCTCTTCAGAGACCTACTCCGTAAAAAGATCTGGGCTTGTGGCACCGTTCGTGCAAATCGCATTGGCCACTCAAAGGCACAGGCTCCTCGTGGCAATATTCGCTGGTTTAGGGAAGACGATCTGCTGTTTGTTGAGTGGAAGGACAAGAGAGACGTGCTGATGTGCTCCACCTTTCATAAAGCCTTTAATGGGGACTCCATTAAGAGGAATGTGAAAGGAGCCGAGGGAGTTTGGGCCATTCAGGATTTCCCCGTTCCACCCGCAGTGCTGGATTACAACAAGTTAGTAGATTTTATTCAGTGGTGTGAAGTTTTTGCTTGAGGGTAATGCATTGCAAGTAACGTGAGTTAGATCATCTGATTTTTTAACTAACTAGTTAAATAACACATTACTGAGTAACGCAATGTCGTAATTCATTACTTCTAAAAGCAAGTCTTataataaatcacaattttCCTTTCATTCCAGGCACATGGGAGGAGTGGATCTGTCTGACGCCCTTATAGGATATTACACAGTTCTGCATAAAACTAAAAAGTGGTATCGGTCCTTTTTTTACCACTTTGTGGACATCGCTGTAGTCAATGCCTTCATTTTGCACCAGCAGATGGCCAAGATGAACAACCAGAAGCCTCTGTCCCAGAAGGCCTTCCGGGAGGCGCTTGTTGCAGAGCTTGCGGGAACAGGACCTTTATATGCCTCTGCACAAGAACGACCAGTTCCTGCTACAGGTTCCCACCTGCCCAAGTACCTCAATGGAGACAGCACTTTTGGAAGACGGAAATGCAAAATTTGCCGCCTCAAAACTCCAATCATGTGTGCAACTTGTGAGGTGCATTTATGCTTTGTTCCAAAGCGTGACTGTTACAGTAAATGGCATGAATTAACTGATGAGTCTGACACAGAGTAATGCTCAAGGTATACATTACACGCTAGAGCTTGCGTACAGTTGAACGCATAGCCATTCAAAGTATAGCATGCACGAACGCAGGTGGTCGACACATGCCCTCTAGAAAGTTTCGTATTTGTCCAGCATCTACACTTTTTCTCCAGACATTTTGACATAAAATATCTTTTGTACTCTTTTAAACTAaagtttctttttgttttctgttgtgAAGCAATGGCGGAGGCAGTGTTGCCACCTAGTGGAATAACTGATTTGTGCAAAACAAATTGAATGCACATGTGCGACCTGCACATACAAAGTTGGACAGTGAGCATAAGGTACACATGTACTATTCTGATGAAAAATTTGTATCACACACACTGCACCCTCGCGTACAGGTAAAAaccaaagtatactttgggctaAATGCTTACAGTGCAGTTTATTCATAAACAACTCCAAACTGACAATCAAAACTCAGAAATCCAAAGAAATGCAACATCAAACTAGCAAGACATTGATGACAGACTAATGGCATGTGAGGCTTATAAATCCTGATAAACTGGAaatatcttaaagacatcttaGCTTCTAGTGGTAGATTTTTGAGTATTCGCATTGCaagtaaatatatgaaaaagtCTCCAATGTTTATTCTGTTGCGCTGGAACTGTATTTTCAGGGCTTTTGCACCATCGGTTTAAATGTTTTACCACTGCAGAACCAACCTAGACACATTTATGGACTCTTTGTCCATTGTGGTGCTGCAAAACCAGGATTAGAATATATGTGGCTAGTTGTGAGTGACTAAACATTGATGTTCTCCTGTCCTGAGCACCTTTAGCTAACTTTGCTGCAAAATCTGTGTGGAACGGTTTGTAATTGTACCAAAACATGTTCTAATAGAAATGCTGTTGGTACTGACACCTGTCAGGTTCTGAGCTATGTGACCTGATGATGGAAAGGTGCTTAATATTAGTCTTACAACTGTGTAGACattaacaacacatttttttattggcATTCTAAAGGTGTAAACATATCTTTGTCTAGTTTAAAAGATGTATGAGCTGTTTGTAAATGGTTGCATGTCATTAAATAAATTTCTTAAGTGCTCTTTTAGAGTCTCTTTTtgtacacacaaaacacatacactatattgccaaaagtattgggatgCCCCcttttagtaatttccatgagtacaaatcttaatgtttaagcatataatgatattctagggaattgtgtgcttcaaattttatagcaacagtttggacaggacccttttctattctgacaggacaatgcctctgtgtataaggcaaggttcaaaaagaaatgattgatttagtcagtgtggaagaacttgactggtctgcagaaagccaagtcctaatctcAGTTGAACAACTATGacgtgactttaaatgcagaccttgaaccaaaaactctttaccaaacaccaatgacttgtacatacactatatggacaaacgtattgggacacccccttctttagaacagaaaaaggcacttccaaaactgtggcaataAAGATAGAAacataatgtatttaaaatttgtatttccatttctgtctaaaatgactgtacccatatgtacaagtcattggtgtttggtgatgaaCTTTTGGCTCaaagtctgcatttaaagtcacaccagaggtgttcagcttggattaggacttggctttctgcagaccagtcaagttcttccacaccaactgaatcaatcatttctttttgaaccttacttttacacagaggcattgacatgttagaatagaaaagggtcctgtccaaactgttgctttaaaattagaagcacacaattccctagaatgtcattatatgcttaaacattaagttTTGGAGTTGTGGAAatgactaaagtagtcaaacctgttcattagaagaaggggggtgtcccaatacttttgtctaTGTTGTGTATGAGATATTGTTTTTCCAAAGTGAAGACTTCACCAAGACGATTTGCAGATTTTGTTATTTGTCTTTGGACATGTTCATTCAAAAACGTCCTCGCATGCATTGCAGAAATGCCTTCGGATACATTGAGCGCTTGATTTCAAAACATCCAATCAGGATCATAGATCCCTGTACGGGATACCTGGTGTTTTTTCAGGGCGGATCTGGCCAATGACTGGATGGCAAATCTTGACAGACAAGCATAATAGCGAATGAACGTGCGCTAGCAGTGCTTAACGGGTTCATTGCATTCTGCAAGACATCTCCGGATggtgtttttgctcaatttgcTGGAGCGAAATCCTCTTATCTGCGACCCTGTGCAGCGCTGCATTTGACGATGGATGCGTGTAATATGGAGATGGTTGATAGCGTAATGGACAGCTCGGAGGAATGTGTGAACAGTGATGAAGAACAAGACAAGAAGAAAGAATGGGATGATTTATCTGACAAGGAGAGTGTGGCTTCTAGCGACTCTGCAGTAGAGGAGATGTCCATCAATGATCTCGAAACTCTTCTGGATGAGTAAGTTGATAGTTcatattttaagacttttttattgttatacgAAAATATGCATTCCAAAATAgtaaatgtatgaatgaatgatcgaatgaaaaataaatgtagtcgtttatatatatactatacacacacacacacatatatatatatatatgtgtgtgtgtgtgtgtatagtatTAATGTACTCTATTTCGTTTTGTCTTGCTTGGATCATAATCAATTCAAATCacgtaatgaatgaatgaacctGTAGCACATAGAGTCAATACAGCGATACGGGCAGTATTCACTAATTCTAACAAGAAACAGATTCACTTGTCAGTTGACCCAACAGTGTGAAAATAATCAAGCCTTTTACATTATGAATGTTGTGCACaatgtgaaaagtgctataaaaataaaattggctTTGTACCCGTACTTAAAGGTGGACTCTGATCTCTATTACATCATTGTGAATCAAACCACCTTTTTGGAACACTGTCTActtttgtatataattttaatattgaattgttgttattatagcATATTACTgccttaaaaaaacattcacacagTGTAATGCATTCTAATTAACCCTTTGTTCTAAATATCCTTTCTTTTCTAATAATGATATCCTTTTCACACAGTTGGTTGTTAAAAATACTCTTTATTCCATATAGCAAATTATCAGCATTTTATAACTTAGATTAGCATCCGAATAGGTTTAGAGCGTGAATATGGGGAAATACAGCAAAACGTGTTTATCGTTTCTATCGCGGGATAAGAAAGAAAACATCGAATTATTATTGAGTTGAAAACGTGATTGGATGTTGTAGCCTATATTCTCGTTCCTATCCCTGGTTGATGGAGTAGCCTACTTAATGCACATCAGATCGATAAGAGACTGGAAGAACTGGGTGTGTCATCCTGAAATGTGCACCGTATTTCAAGGTTTTTATTAAGTGCCGCCCTAGCGTTTTAAATACGCAGAATAGGCGGACCGTTTTAGTGTAATTTAATCGCTACCTTTTATAATCGCGCATGCTCATAGCGATTTCGCTTTTAAATCGATTCTCGGTGCTGTGGGCTGTAACACACACAAGCTtcaatttatttaaaggcaCATAAGCAAAAGAAATATAGGCATGTATATAAACAAAGAAAAGCCTTTTTTTATAGAACAATCTAGAAGTATTAAAACCACATTCAGAAATGTAATGTTATATTTGTTATTGCTTAGTGCAGTGTGTTTGTAatgttcgttttttttttttttttttttttgtctgattcAACAGGTTTACAGATGtctctgatgatgatgatgactgGTATCCAGAGGTCACTCCACAAAAGAAGAAGAGATCCAGTCTGTCTTCTGTATCACCATCTCCAGCAAAGTCTTGCAGATCTGGTTCGCCTGCCTCTGTACAAAGTGGCAAAAGCAAAGGTAGGAGAAGCAGTGTGAGTCGAGCCCTACCTTTTTCCTTAAGCATCTCAGAACAGAAGTGGAAAAGTGCAGATGAGCCTGATGTCGAGCCGACACAGCCAGTATTCAGACCTAAACAAAAACCCGGCCCACGGCTGGTCTCCACTGCATCGTGCAGTCCTCTGCAGTATTTTGAGTTGTTCTTTTCAAAATCAGTCTTGCGGACAATTTTAGCAAACTCGAATACATACGGGGCCATGCGTCAGGAAGGAACAAAGAAGCCATGGGAGGACATTTCAGTAAAAGATCTGAAGTCATTCATAGCACTGGTGATTTACATGGGTTTGCTGAAATGCTTCAAACTGACAGACTACTGGAGGAAGTCTCAGATATATAATCTTCCCTATCCTTCTCAAATCATGTCTAGCAGGAAGTTTATGACCATCAGTAAAGCTCTTCATATTAGTGATCCCAAAGTGGATGCAGAGAATGACAAGAAGAGGGGAACACCTGAATACGACCGCCTGTGTAAGATCAAACCGCTGTACCAGGACATTAGGGACGCCTGCAGAGCCTCTTTCCATCCCGCTCAGAACATCTCCATCGATGAACGAATGGTGGCATCAAAGGCTAAAAATGGACTCAAACAATACATGAAAAACAAACCTACAAAATGGGGGTACAAACTTTTTGTACTAGCAGATTCTCTCTGTGGCTATACATGGGACTTCTTCATTTATGAAGGAAAGGCAAATTTGGAGGATAGCAAAGGAATTAGTTATGATTCTGTCATGATTCTGGCAAACGAAAGGTTGTTGGGAAGCGGCTACAAGCTGTTTGTTGACAACTTTTACACCAGTCCCAAGCTCTTCAGAGACCTACTCCGTAAAAAGATCTGGGCTTGTGGCACCGTTCGGGCAAACCGCATTGGGCACTTAAAGACACAGGCTCCTCGTGGCAATATTCGCTGGTTTAGGGAAGACGATCTGCTGTTTGTCGAGTGGAAGGACAAGAGAGACGTGCTGATGTGCTCCACCTTTCATAAAGCCTTTAATGGGGACTCCATTAAGAGGAATGTGAGAGGAGCCGATGGAGTTTGGGCCTTTCAGGATTTCCCCGTTCCAGTCGCAGTGCTGGACTACAACAAGTTAGTAGATTAACTCACTGGTTTGAAGTTGTACCTTTTATATTACGCATcttataatgaaatttccatTCATTCCAGGCACATGGGAGGAGTGGATCTGTCTGACGCACTCATTTCGTTTTACACAGTTTTACATAAAACAAGAAGGTGGTATCGGTCCTTTTTTTACCACTTTGTGGACATCGCCGTAGTCAATGCCTTCATTTTGCACAAGCAGACGGCCAAGATGAACAACCAGAAGCCTCTGTCCCAGAAAGCCTTTCGGGAGGTGCTTGTTACTGAGCTTGCAGGAACAGGACCTGCATCAGCCCCTGCACAAATACGCCCGATACTTACCCCTTACTCCCATTTGCCCAAGTACATCAGTGGGGACAGCAGCATTGGAAGGCGAAAGTGCAAAATGTGCAACAATAAAACTCCAGTCATGTGTGTGACTTGTGATGTGGCGCTGTGCTTCGTTCCCAAGCGCGACTGTTTCACTAGCTGGCATTACCCACATAGCAGCAGTGAGAATGAGGCAGAGTAAAGGCCTAAGTGCTGGGATTTTGAGTCTAGTGTGCGCTAGGATCACTATCCGAAACTCATAGCTGAGAGCAAAATCAAACATGAGAAAAACAATACTCAGAATTGGAGGATGAAAGTAGCATAGTAATGTGAATCGACACACAGTCGATCTGCAACATCAAACACAGTACAGCGCAACTAGCAAATTGGGAtctgttactgtttttatgCGAAATAAACACTTGTGAGACTTAAATCAGTGTAGTTACTAAAACCTGtacatttttcataaaatgcacaaaacaaaaaactatacTACATTTGTGAGTAGTTAGAATCGATCTGATCAAATACTAAAAGAATGAGTAATGAAATTGCTAACAAACCAAGTCCGTTAAATGAAATCGGATAtagaaaacaaactaaaaattttCATTATTCTGATCGCTACTTGTTCATGTGTATACCTGCTTTTCTAAATGTTTTGATGTAGTGGCAATGTCTAACATTTTTAATCATGCCGCTTCTTGTAATAGTGTATTTTGCGCAAAATATTCCTGCTTTATTCAAGCAATATTATGCCTTTAATCTCCTActtttattatacaatttaatttttgcaACATTAATCTTAGATTAATCTTATATTCGTATAACACTCTTGCTTAAATTTCTCCATTGCTGTTTATTCTTTGATAAATGAAGGAAGGGTAGGGAAAGTTAGTGACTTCAAATCAGAAGAGATGTTCATTGATGGACTTGGTCCCCTCCTTAATCGGtgagtttatatacatttttactaaTCTTTATTAATAACAAAGAAAGGCACAAATTAATGTTCATTctctcttttgtgtttcaccTTTCCTTGCATCTTCATGATTCAGCCAACTCAGCCAATCTTCAGACGTGACCAAACACCTGGCTTGCAGATTTTTAAATGGATCTTTTCAAAATCAGTCCCACAgacaacatacagtatgtgcCAAGATGTCAGGAAGGAAAGAAGAAGCCATGCCATTTTTACCTTTCCTGTCACTGGTGATCTACAGTACATGGATCTGCTGAGATGGACTATTGGAGGATTTCACGCATCTACAGACTACTTTATGGCCACCAGTAATACAGTCAACAAAAATGGTGGTACAAATATTCATTGTAACCTAATTGTTCTATTTCATCTGTAAGACTTCTAGCACATTTAATCTCATTTGTGAATGCTTTCTTGCTAATGAAGGTTGCTTGATTTCTTGAAGGTAAGTGGACTGCTGTAATTGATCTCTGTTTGGTAATGCAGAAGCTGATGTCCATGTTAACTGACTTGCTTGTCAACTGACTCGCTGCAACAAGCTAAATTTGAGTTTGCTAAAGGCGCTTGAGGCATGATTTTTACACAATAGTAGTGGTTTGGCATTTATTGCTTGTTTGCCTGCCAATTCattgtttgtacagtataatagTTCCTGtgttaaaatagtattttttaaatttatttgctACCAATTAGTGGTTGTATCCAGCTGTGCAAACTAACACATTTATTAACACTTTAGGCATGAAATAATAAGCTTGtttgaaaaatgacattaaataaatcaaaatgaaaagtttattttgagatttcagtcatttcattttataagCATATGAACTATATTGAAATGTAAATTTCATTAAATTAGCATGAAAAGATAGctgcttttaaattattttaaggcCTGAATTTCCCTATGAAGAGGGAATATAAGCATATGAACTatattgaaaatgtaaatttcattAAATTAGCATGAAAAGATAGctgcttttaaattattttaaggcCTGAATTTCCCTATGAAGAGGTAGCATCTCTCCTTCAGTAGTGAGGTTAAGATCCCATACAGTGTGCATTGGCATCCCATCATGCTTTGCGTTTCTGtgttttggttttggttttgcCGCTGGTCTTGGCTGCAGATGATTTCTTCAAACTCACCTCCACTGGGTAATGATCACTGATGTCCAGGGCCTACCGTTGattaatcatattaatatattattttctaaccTGTATGCGAAcctcacatttatttaaaaaaattagacTTATGTAATTAATATACTCACAGTTTCATCTGAAAGTTTGTAGGCTTCTTGGAAGTTGAAAGGTTTTGCAGATCTTGGAACAATAGCTTTTAACATGTCGTCCTTATACACCACAATCctaggaaaaaaatatttgccaTCAACATTTTCCAAAGCTTGACTGGCAGACTGACCTGTCCTTTTAGGgtatgaaagtgaaagtgacgtgacatgtggccaagtatggttacccatacttgaaatttgtgctctgcatttaacccatcctaagtgcacacacacagcagtgaccacacacacaccatgaacacacacccggagcagtgggcagccatttatgctgcggcgcccggggagcagttgggggttcggtgccttgctcaaggacacctcagtcgtggtattgaacaACATTCACAAGGatccacaaaaacaacaaaaaaaaaatgcagtattaTGCATGCCAGGTCAGTAGTTGGCGATGTTGCTTTGTAAAGAAGCACTACGCACCAGTACACCTACACATATCTATAGACTGAACATGCAATAGCCTACGCATGTGCATGACGtcactgttttcacaaatttgtgttaattacactattgttttcaaaagtttgcactTTCAGGCCCCCAAAATGCAGTGTTCCTGTAAATAAATGGCCAAAAACTGTCTCTTTTTTGCtcttttatgaatgaatgaatgcatttatatagcgctttattgtgtattgctgtacacccaaagcgctttacaatcatttgggggtctcctcaaccaccaccagtgtgcagcatccacttggatgatgcgacgccagccacaggacaacggcgtcagtgcgctcaccacacaccagctacaggtggagaggagagagagatagagccaatcaagtggatggggattattaggaggccagtggagggaatctggccaggacaccggggttacacccctactctttacgagaagttccatgggatttttaatgaccacagagtgCCAGGACCTCgatttaacgtctcatccgaaagacggaatgaaaaatgaaaattcatcatttttagttgaaaaccCTCGCCCTCTAAGGCTTCTAGTTACATCTAAGCAACGGTTTGCTCATCTTTTAATTAATAGTAATAGTTTCACATTCATAGTCTAAAACAGTGTCTACACCGGATGTGAGTTGCATGACGCTATTTGACAAAAGTCCATAGAGCTTAATATAATCAGTGATTCTGTCTACACCAAATTAATCCTCAATGCCCTGTTCTATTTCCAGTGTACTCCAGGCTCTTGCGCTACTTCTGACAACAGACAATATAACTCTAGTCAGGGTAGCGCCATGTTTAATTGTTGACAGGAATGAAAAAGACGCTGTGAGGGACAGAAATCCAGTGTTTTCAATGGATTATACTGTTATTTAACAACATACCAATTGTCCAGCTGACAAAATGTCTTTTCAAAAAAGAAACGTTCAGTGGAcaaaaatttcattaaaaagattTGAAAGTTGGGTTAATTCTGTGATCTAGGAACTTTATACAATGTGTGCTATTGTACAGACTGTAGGCCAGATTGACGAAACAGGGCAAATTGGCGTGAGAGCACAATCCCATAAAAGCGCTGATGGGAGTGGGGAGTTCTGCTGGTGATCTACTGACAGACAATGGGCAacttaaagaacacagacgtaGCCAGTGCATTTCCAAAATGACCAACACgatctaccaagagcagcgcaaattagcATAGAGTCGCAGATGATAAAAGGCACAAAATGGGTTAAGACATGTTTTTTGgggtgttaaataatggcgcaaatactAATAAACTAACTATCACAAAACATATACTACATAGGCCTACTACATACaacatacatacaaaataaacctgtataatttatttaaaggggtagttcaccgaaaatgtttaattctgtcatttattaccCATATATCGTTCCatacccgtaagaccttcgctcatcttcagaacacaaattaagatgtttttgatgatatctgagagctttctgaccctgcatagatagCAAGGGAACTagcacgttcaaggcccagaaaggtagtaaggacattgttaaaacagtccatgtgataTTGGTGGtttaaccttaattttatgacgctacaagaatactttgtGGTGGAGACTGACCGGAAAAGAAGGAGCTGTTGATTAAAGtcactatttttgttttcttttcacataaaaagtattctcatagcttgaaccactgatgtcacatggactattttaacgatgtccttactacgtttcttgGCTTTGAACGTGCTAGTTCCCttactgtctatggagggtaagaaagctctcggatttcagcaaaattatcttaatttgtgttccgaagatgaatgaaagtcttatgggtttggaacaacatgagggtgagtaatgaatgacagaattttttggggtgaactatccctttaaaatactCTCTTCCCATACATTTTGTGTCtggaaagggaaactcctacaaatgcatatgcaataAGGTCAGCCTTATTCATCACTAATGTCAATCCTGACtgtgcaagctgttagtaaatctagCCCTGTAGCTCTATCCTTCACAGCCTCGCATTTTCAATATGGTGTCTACAGCCTGTCTACACTGTGTGTAAGTTTTGTCACATCGCACTATGCCTCAGCAGTTTGAGGCTGCCTACCATGAACACGTCAAAGTGGAAGATCTGAATCCATTTGTAGTGCTGGAAGTAGTGCAGAAATAAATTGGGACTCTATTTGCTGTTGTTGGATCAGGCAGCAGATAAAAGATAGGTACATTTATATTTCTTCCCCTCACCTGTCGTAAGTGTGATCGTTGGACTGGATAACTGTGGTGTCCACATCGTCCCCAATCAGCCAGTGGAAATCTGTATCGCTGCGGATCCTGATGGTCTTCATCTTCCTCTTGGAGACATAGGCACCGTCTGCGTTGAAGTCGCCAAGGATCATGACATTCTGTAAGACATTTTGGGCTTTCTCTCAAACTCTAATCAATGTTTGGCCAAACTAGAGCTCACTCGTGTGATTTAGCTGGGCAAGAATTTCTTTATCTCCTCTTTAGG
The sequence above is a segment of the Onychostoma macrolepis isolate SWU-2019 chromosome 22, ASM1243209v1, whole genome shotgun sequence genome. Coding sequences within it:
- the LOC131529791 gene encoding piggyBac transposable element-derived protein 4-like; the protein is MDACNMEMVDSVMDSSEECVNSDEEQDKKKEWDDLSDKESVASSDSAVEEMSINDLETLLDEFTDVSDDDDDWYPEVTPQKKKRSSLSSVSPSPAKSCRSGSPASVQSGKSKGRRSSVSRALPFSLSISEQKWKSADEPDVEPTQPVFRPKQKPGPRLVSTASCSPLQYFELFFSKSVLRTILANSNTYGAMRQEGTKKPWEDISVKDLKSFIALVIYMGLLKCFKLTDYWRKSQIYNLPYPSQIMSSRKFMTISKALHISDPKVDAENDKKRGTPEYDRLCKIKPLYQDIRDACRASFHPAQNISIDERMVASKAKNGLKQYMKNKPTKWGYKLFVLADSLCGYTWDFFIYEGKANLEDSKGISYDSVMILANERLLGSGYKLFVDNFYTSPKLFRDLLRKKIWACGTVRANRIGHLKTQAPRGNIRWFREDDLLFVEWKDKRDVLMCSTFHKAFNGDSIKRNVRGADGVWAFQDFPVPVAVLDYNKHMGGVDLSDALISFYTVLHKTRRWYRSFFYHFVDIAVVNAFILHKQTAKMNNQKPLSQKAFREVLVTELAGTGPASAPAQIRPILTPYSHLPKYISGDSSIGRRKCKMCNNKTPVMCVTCDVALCFVPKRDCFTSWHYPHSSSENEAE